In one window of Pieris brassicae chromosome 10, ilPieBrab1.1, whole genome shotgun sequence DNA:
- the LOC123715704 gene encoding zinc finger protein 33A-like isoform X2 encodes MFRSICLKRSLEYPVLFSEKGTINLHRSDIEINILCPEECDQYQEKQYHYDYNNDFNTHFNDNRFNDNQYVELEDEYDYFNKNQYDVEKVTESYDYINEKPDAVLNDEHFHNFNQNFDYFKYNEELPQINTLQVNKNNENIGFNYIDNRTNDYSNVFSQNTFDIPLDDYENQIKHNIINQTYVEKLNNVNNDLETNYPQNAHINNNVVEEDKEKILDNVNEIDHIIEQDNDFNDNEQTNHISTDDETQSNIINTSDDTKIEESGEVESIQEINIKKKKKKGFKKIVLSLEEQKKELERNRKFKKYTEAEFKCYNCAIGFLFKDTYQAHMMRHEESNGEFRCLTCTLRFSTHALLRTHNTSHSDIYECLNCGQVLKPRAKRTHPCFKTKSEENVSCHLCGNLFRDANGLQQHLRRVHAKSSNRLHSCTICNENFTNPSVLKTHMIKHINRKFHCEQCPAVYKSPYTLAQHKRKHEVFGEKHCCTLCDVVFDSRKSLLAHFRRTAAHQNNVLECPICGRVCATQLALEAHAQTHASAQYTCTHCTNSYSTRKSLIRHLRRHTGRDLITPAVCHLCGNTFKGKNKLNRHLKQVCEKAKLEEQLASLYQ; translated from the exons ATGTTTCGTTCAATTTGTTTGAAGCGTAGTTTGGAGTATCCTGTATTATTTAG TGAAAAGGGTACAATCAATTTACACAGAAGTGatatagaaataaacatattatgtcCAGAAGAATGTGACCAATACCAAGAAAAACAATATCATTATGACtataataatgatttcaaCACACACTTTAATGATAATAGATTTAATGATAACCAGTATGTGGAGTTAGAGGATGAATAtgactattttaataaaaatcaatatgatGTTGAAAAGGTTACTGAAAGCTATGactatattaatgaaaaaccAGATGCCGTGCTAAATGATGAACATTTTCATAACTTCAAtcaaaattttgattattttaaatataacgaaGAATTACCACAGATAAATACTCtacaagtaaataaaaataatgaaaatattggctttaattatattgacaaTAGGACTAATGattattcaaatgtttttaGCCAAAATACCTTCGATATTCCATTAGATGATTATGAgaatcaaataaaacataatattataaatcaaacttATGTAGAGAAgctaaataatgtaaataatgatttagaAACAAACTATCCACAAAATGcccatataaataataatgttgttGAGGAGGATAAAGAGAAAATTTTGGATAATGTAAACGAAATTGATCATATTATAGAACAAGATAATGATTTCAATGATAATGAACAAACTAATCATATATCaaccgatgatgaaactcagagcaacataataaatacttctGATGATACAAAAATAGAGGAAAGCGGTGAAGTTGAAAGTAtacaggaaataaatattaaaaagaaaaagaagaaagGTTTTAAAAAGATAGTTTTATCTTTAGAAGAACAGAAGAAGGAATTAGaaagaaatagaaaatttaagaaatacacAGAAGCTGagtttaaatgttataattgtgCAATCGGCTTCTTGTTTAAGGACACATACCAGGCTCATATGATGAGGCATGAGGAG TCAAATGGCGAATTTCGTTGTCTCACGTGCACACTACGGTTCTCAACTCATGCGCTACTACGGACACACAATACATCCCACTCGGACATATATGAATGTCTGAATTGCGGTCAAGTGCTAAAGCCGAGGGCAAAACGGACACACCCGTGCTTCAAAACGAAATCCGAAGAAAATGTTTCGTGTCATTTGTGTGGGAATCTTTTTAG aGATGCAAACGGCTTACAGCAACATTTAAGACGAGTTCATGCAAAGTCATCGAACCGACTCCACTCGTGTACGATATGCAATGAGAATTTCACTAATCCGTCAGTCTTGAAGACACATATGAT AAAACATATAAACCGAAAATTTCATTGTGAGCAGTGTCCAGCGGTGTATAAGAGCCCGTACACTCTTGCGCAGCACAAGAGGAAACACGAGGTGTTCGGTGAGAAGCATTGCTGTACACTTTGCGATGTGGTTTTTGATAGTCGGAAAAGTTTGTTAGCGCATTTTAGGCGGACGGCCGCTCATCAGAATAACGT CCTAGAATGTCCCATATGTGGCAGAGTTTGCGCAACACAACTAGCGTTAGAGGCGCACGCGCAGACGCACGCATCCGCCCAATACACGTGTACGCATTGCACTAACTCATACAGTACTAGAAAATCGTTGATACGACATTTGCGACGGCACACAGGGCGGGATCTGATAACGCCTGCTGTCTGCCATTTGTGTGGCAATACTTTTAAG ggcaagaataaattaaaccgGCATTTAAAACAAGTTTGCGAGAAGGCTAAATTGGAGGAACAACTCGCTTCTTTATACCAATAA
- the LOC123715704 gene encoding zinc finger protein 33A-like isoform X1 — protein sequence MSSFLCFLCHSTVNDETNEETREKYKEVVGIHLCPDSHLCYICCHVLHKLFMFRSICLKRSLEYPVLFSEKGTINLHRSDIEINILCPEECDQYQEKQYHYDYNNDFNTHFNDNRFNDNQYVELEDEYDYFNKNQYDVEKVTESYDYINEKPDAVLNDEHFHNFNQNFDYFKYNEELPQINTLQVNKNNENIGFNYIDNRTNDYSNVFSQNTFDIPLDDYENQIKHNIINQTYVEKLNNVNNDLETNYPQNAHINNNVVEEDKEKILDNVNEIDHIIEQDNDFNDNEQTNHISTDDETQSNIINTSDDTKIEESGEVESIQEINIKKKKKKGFKKIVLSLEEQKKELERNRKFKKYTEAEFKCYNCAIGFLFKDTYQAHMMRHEESNGEFRCLTCTLRFSTHALLRTHNTSHSDIYECLNCGQVLKPRAKRTHPCFKTKSEENVSCHLCGNLFRDANGLQQHLRRVHAKSSNRLHSCTICNENFTNPSVLKTHMIKHINRKFHCEQCPAVYKSPYTLAQHKRKHEVFGEKHCCTLCDVVFDSRKSLLAHFRRTAAHQNNVLECPICGRVCATQLALEAHAQTHASAQYTCTHCTNSYSTRKSLIRHLRRHTGRDLITPAVCHLCGNTFKGKNKLNRHLKQVCEKAKLEEQLASLYQ from the exons atgtcatcatttttgtgttttttatgcCACAGTACAGTGAATGATGAGACCAATGAAGAAACACGCGAGAAATATAAGGAAGTCGTCGGTATTCAT TTGTGTCCTGACTCTCATCTGTGTTATATATGTTGCCATGTCTTGCATAAACTCTTCATGTTTCGTTCAATTTGTTTGAAGCGTAGTTTGGAGTATCCTGTATTATTTAG TGAAAAGGGTACAATCAATTTACACAGAAGTGatatagaaataaacatattatgtcCAGAAGAATGTGACCAATACCAAGAAAAACAATATCATTATGACtataataatgatttcaaCACACACTTTAATGATAATAGATTTAATGATAACCAGTATGTGGAGTTAGAGGATGAATAtgactattttaataaaaatcaatatgatGTTGAAAAGGTTACTGAAAGCTATGactatattaatgaaaaaccAGATGCCGTGCTAAATGATGAACATTTTCATAACTTCAAtcaaaattttgattattttaaatataacgaaGAATTACCACAGATAAATACTCtacaagtaaataaaaataatgaaaatattggctttaattatattgacaaTAGGACTAATGattattcaaatgtttttaGCCAAAATACCTTCGATATTCCATTAGATGATTATGAgaatcaaataaaacataatattataaatcaaacttATGTAGAGAAgctaaataatgtaaataatgatttagaAACAAACTATCCACAAAATGcccatataaataataatgttgttGAGGAGGATAAAGAGAAAATTTTGGATAATGTAAACGAAATTGATCATATTATAGAACAAGATAATGATTTCAATGATAATGAACAAACTAATCATATATCaaccgatgatgaaactcagagcaacataataaatacttctGATGATACAAAAATAGAGGAAAGCGGTGAAGTTGAAAGTAtacaggaaataaatattaaaaagaaaaagaagaaagGTTTTAAAAAGATAGTTTTATCTTTAGAAGAACAGAAGAAGGAATTAGaaagaaatagaaaatttaagaaatacacAGAAGCTGagtttaaatgttataattgtgCAATCGGCTTCTTGTTTAAGGACACATACCAGGCTCATATGATGAGGCATGAGGAG TCAAATGGCGAATTTCGTTGTCTCACGTGCACACTACGGTTCTCAACTCATGCGCTACTACGGACACACAATACATCCCACTCGGACATATATGAATGTCTGAATTGCGGTCAAGTGCTAAAGCCGAGGGCAAAACGGACACACCCGTGCTTCAAAACGAAATCCGAAGAAAATGTTTCGTGTCATTTGTGTGGGAATCTTTTTAG aGATGCAAACGGCTTACAGCAACATTTAAGACGAGTTCATGCAAAGTCATCGAACCGACTCCACTCGTGTACGATATGCAATGAGAATTTCACTAATCCGTCAGTCTTGAAGACACATATGAT AAAACATATAAACCGAAAATTTCATTGTGAGCAGTGTCCAGCGGTGTATAAGAGCCCGTACACTCTTGCGCAGCACAAGAGGAAACACGAGGTGTTCGGTGAGAAGCATTGCTGTACACTTTGCGATGTGGTTTTTGATAGTCGGAAAAGTTTGTTAGCGCATTTTAGGCGGACGGCCGCTCATCAGAATAACGT CCTAGAATGTCCCATATGTGGCAGAGTTTGCGCAACACAACTAGCGTTAGAGGCGCACGCGCAGACGCACGCATCCGCCCAATACACGTGTACGCATTGCACTAACTCATACAGTACTAGAAAATCGTTGATACGACATTTGCGACGGCACACAGGGCGGGATCTGATAACGCCTGCTGTCTGCCATTTGTGTGGCAATACTTTTAAG ggcaagaataaattaaaccgGCATTTAAAACAAGTTTGCGAGAAGGCTAAATTGGAGGAACAACTCGCTTCTTTATACCAATAA
- the LOC123715704 gene encoding telomere zinc finger-associated protein-like isoform X3: MSSFLCFLCHSTVNDETNEETREKYKEVVGIHLCPDSHLCYICCHVLHKLFMFRSICLKRSLEYPVLFSEKGTINLHRSDIEINILCPEECDQYQEKQYHYDYNNDFNTHFNDNRFNDNQYVELEDEYDYFNKNQYDVEKVTESYDYINEKPDAVLNDEHFHNFNQNFDYFKYNEELPQINTLQVNKNNENIGFNYIDNRTNDYSNVFSQNTFDIPLDDYENQIKHNIINQTYVEKLNNVNNDLETNYPQNAHINNNVVEEDKEKILDNVNEIDHIIEQDNDFNDNEQTNHISTDDETQSNIINTSDDTKIEESGEVESIQEINIKKKKKKGFKKIVLSLEEQKKELERNRKFKKYTEAEFKCYNCAIGFLFKDTYQAHMMRHEESNGEFRCLTCTLRFSTHALLRTHNTSHSDIYECLNCGQVLKPRAKRTHPCFKTKSEENVSCHLCGNLFRDANGLQQHLRRVHAKSSNRLHSCTICNENFTNPSVLKTHMIKHINRKFHCEQCPAVYKSPYTLAQHKRKHEVFA, from the exons atgtcatcatttttgtgttttttatgcCACAGTACAGTGAATGATGAGACCAATGAAGAAACACGCGAGAAATATAAGGAAGTCGTCGGTATTCAT TTGTGTCCTGACTCTCATCTGTGTTATATATGTTGCCATGTCTTGCATAAACTCTTCATGTTTCGTTCAATTTGTTTGAAGCGTAGTTTGGAGTATCCTGTATTATTTAG TGAAAAGGGTACAATCAATTTACACAGAAGTGatatagaaataaacatattatgtcCAGAAGAATGTGACCAATACCAAGAAAAACAATATCATTATGACtataataatgatttcaaCACACACTTTAATGATAATAGATTTAATGATAACCAGTATGTGGAGTTAGAGGATGAATAtgactattttaataaaaatcaatatgatGTTGAAAAGGTTACTGAAAGCTATGactatattaatgaaaaaccAGATGCCGTGCTAAATGATGAACATTTTCATAACTTCAAtcaaaattttgattattttaaatataacgaaGAATTACCACAGATAAATACTCtacaagtaaataaaaataatgaaaatattggctttaattatattgacaaTAGGACTAATGattattcaaatgtttttaGCCAAAATACCTTCGATATTCCATTAGATGATTATGAgaatcaaataaaacataatattataaatcaaacttATGTAGAGAAgctaaataatgtaaataatgatttagaAACAAACTATCCACAAAATGcccatataaataataatgttgttGAGGAGGATAAAGAGAAAATTTTGGATAATGTAAACGAAATTGATCATATTATAGAACAAGATAATGATTTCAATGATAATGAACAAACTAATCATATATCaaccgatgatgaaactcagagcaacataataaatacttctGATGATACAAAAATAGAGGAAAGCGGTGAAGTTGAAAGTAtacaggaaataaatattaaaaagaaaaagaagaaagGTTTTAAAAAGATAGTTTTATCTTTAGAAGAACAGAAGAAGGAATTAGaaagaaatagaaaatttaagaaatacacAGAAGCTGagtttaaatgttataattgtgCAATCGGCTTCTTGTTTAAGGACACATACCAGGCTCATATGATGAGGCATGAGGAG TCAAATGGCGAATTTCGTTGTCTCACGTGCACACTACGGTTCTCAACTCATGCGCTACTACGGACACACAATACATCCCACTCGGACATATATGAATGTCTGAATTGCGGTCAAGTGCTAAAGCCGAGGGCAAAACGGACACACCCGTGCTTCAAAACGAAATCCGAAGAAAATGTTTCGTGTCATTTGTGTGGGAATCTTTTTAG aGATGCAAACGGCTTACAGCAACATTTAAGACGAGTTCATGCAAAGTCATCGAACCGACTCCACTCGTGTACGATATGCAATGAGAATTTCACTAATCCGTCAGTCTTGAAGACACATATGAT AAAACATATAAACCGAAAATTTCATTGTGAGCAGTGTCCAGCGGTGTATAAGAGCCCGTACACTCTTGCGCAGCACAAGAGGAAACACGAGGTGTTCG CCTAG